The following proteins are co-located in the Candida dubliniensis CD36 chromosome 3, complete sequence genome:
- a CDS encoding mitochondrial membrane protein, putative, protein MFRLIASGAQQGFRPSLISKVKPPTTTTTTSTTSKFTSTTQHFPFENNNLLGYQVRNNSSQAGVANVATATASEPKISIPETDVYQQKLLKYNIKSHDPYHLKFNPKAKNQRNNDSNSSFSIDEFSQLLQDEAFRSQLNERYLFVYASNLYSGTINSRRARLNKSKNRDKDQRSAFREDMTLQSAILNLTEIISTGELNTVLSPRTLFKVFGTLLQFKLNDEIVNLWETGVNSSVGKLYLAHEVLSIVIQVGHETRRFNYDEIKQIYQMSVNEGETVHPYLSDRMGQVAVMEGDYVTALDALESLMNLYEKNPNEKSVLGALAQIHLSFIGHSKDLAIAERFFEKGLQKEGLPYSVIMKAPYMTSFLSNCIAGGYSMEQVIDFWRRISKHYLEQDFDLISSQSTLHTGFFKSFFEKYPEPTQEAIDLLNLAIESAPKVNEVLLNTLISNLPWGDKEIFNKLLNLYQEKNATKSIVSHRIILKQSKQIEYTNEEILQLWNDLLAKLDEAGYTYIANADWSALRATTMFSEKFSKQRTGLYLSVLSKYKDYMQNNFAATQFLRNWVRDANAYKLISRITLEDDPQFEDAIKVEVPEFTSLRPNINYREVTKQVTDADPRLLE, encoded by the coding sequence ATGTTTAGATTAATTGCCAGCGGTGCCCAACAAGGGTTTAGACCAAGTTTAATACTGAAAGTTAAACCtcctactactaccacaacaacttcaacaacatcCAAATTCACATCAACTACTCAACATTTTccatttgaaaataataacttATTAGGTTATCAAGTGAGAAATAACTCGTCACAAGCAGGAGTTGCAAATGTTGCCACTGCCACTGCTTCTGAACCAAAAATATCCATTCCAGAAACCGATGTTTACCAACAAAAGTTACTTAAATACAATATTAAATCACATGATCCATAccatttgaaatttaatCCCAAAGctaaaaatcaaagaaacaACGATTCCAACTCAAGTTTCAGTATTGATGAATTCCTGCAATTATTACAAGATGAGGCATTTAGAAGCCAACTTAATGAGAGgtatttatttgtttatgCCTCTAATCTTTATAGTGGCACAATCAACCTGAGAAGGGCAAGATTAAACAAGTCCAAAAATAGAGATAAAGATCAAAGGTCGGCATTCCGTGAAGATATGACTTTGCAAAGCGCAATTTTGAATCTCACCGAGATAATTTCCACTGGTGAATTAAATACCGTGTTGTCCCCAAGAACTTTATTTAAAGTTTTCGGTACTTTGTTGcaatttaaattgaatgatgaaattgtcAACCTTTGGGAAACCGGGGTCAATTCTAGTGTTGgtaaattatatttagcACATGAAGTGTTATCGATTGTTATCCAAGTAGGTCATGAAACTCGAAGATTCAattatgatgaaattaaacaaatttacCAAATGAGTGTCAATGAAGGTGAAACAGTTCATCCATACTTGAGTGACAGAATGGGCCAAGTTGCAGTTATGGAAGGGGATTATGTGACTGCATTGGATGCTTTGGAATCATTGATGAACCTTTATGAAAAGAACCCAAACGAAAAGTCTGTTTTGGGAGCATTGGCTCAAATCCATTTATCCTTTATTGGACACAGTAAAGACTTGGCTATAGCTGAaagattttttgaaaagGGATTGCAGAAAGAAGGATTGCCATATTCTGTTATTATGAAAGCACCATATATGACTTCATTTTTAAGCAACTGTATTGCTGGTGGATACTCAATGGAACAAGTTATTGACTTTTGGAGACGTATTAGTAAACATTATCTTGAAcaagattttgatttaatttctaGTCAATCAACTTTGCACACtggatttttcaaatcattctTCGAAAAGTATCCTGAACCAACACAAGAAGCtattgatttgttgaatttagCAATTGAAAGTGCCCCCAAGGTTAATGAAGTATTGTTAAACACCTTGATTTCGAATTTGCCATGGGGCgataaagaaattttcaataaacttCTTAATTTGTACCAAGAAAAGAATGCTACTAAGAGTATTGTATCTCACCGTATTATCTTGAAACAGAGCAAACAAATCGAATACACCAATGAGGAAATCTTACAACTTTGGAATGATTTATTGGCTAAATTGGATGAAGCAGGATATACTTATATTGCTAATGCCGATTGGTCAGCATTGAGAGCTACAACAATGTTTTCTGAGAAATTCAGCAAACAAAGAACCGGATTATATTTGTCAGTTTTGAGCAAATATAAAGATTATATGCAAAACAATTTTGCTGCCACTCAATTTTTAAGAAACTGGGTCAGAGATGCTAATGcttataaattgattagtAGAATAACTTTGGAGGACGACCCACAATTTGAGGATGCTATAAAAGTTGAAGTCCCTGAATTTACCAGTTTAAGaccaaatatcaattatcGTGAAGTCACTAAACAAGTTACTGATGCTGATCCAAGACTACTTGAATAA
- a CDS encoding ion transporter, putative — translation MSYSGTTGSTPQRYPGSAINENSQLLTSRSKHSTYSNINRINNESVNPIEKNDNDKAQKKSGSKLGTFDGVFLPVTLNVLSILMFLRFGFIIGQMGILGTIFLLILSYSIDALTTLSVSAISTNGTVKGGGAYYMISRSLGPEFGGAIGIIFVIGQILNSSLNVVGFIEPLLVNFGIGGDMADILPTGYFWSVLYSTILLAICTGVAMVGSSLVSKTALLLFIILTISTLSIPLSTIFVKSFYPLPPPYSDILYTGLSWETFFENLYPNFTSGAAGSVLPPGEKENFTDLFGIFFPATAGIFAGASMSGELKSPSKSIPQGTIKGLFLTFVLYISVIVSMGAAIPRELLHVDIKVIQTVNISSIVIIMGEFSTSLFSVIMGIVGASAMITAIADDKIIPGLSIFTTLKKPSKEKKKAQIYSIIATWFIAQIFLFADINQIATFITMAFLMTFIVTNIACFLLKVGSAPNFRPSFKYFSSKTAFAGAAVCLVAMFIVDGISATLVIFCMTFLILLIHYSSPPSKFGDISQLLIYHQVRKYLLRLKLEMSVKYWRPQILLLCDNPRTSWNLIGFCNHLKKGGLYILGHVVLMNDDTNPSCNSDKNYRTFSTGTYQEVRKQKQAWIKLRDMSKIKAFVQIALGPTLPWGVRNVYLGSGLGGMRPNITVLGFYDFKKHGLALPILPSYDSNKKFVGQLPTDTLRKERKVSINQWVQIVEDLIVLQATVAVAANFTQMVLPKTETGKGLFKFKKPFKNEKPAEKYIDLYPIQMSSVAQLDNGQSILSTNFDTYTLILQLGYILSTVDEWEINNYKVRVIVFVEFSNEVADEKERLAGLLSSLRIDAEIRVICLEEANLDSYNYMIKGYTKSQSNKTQYDKVDRILACDQWWKNLSKARETLRDIDKRKTLGKQKSRIIPTRTDSKSSLFPETFQPLNLTSGSPQDVQVQGLKSNRRYTLSNLQEQGMSLSFNLRAANSTTGKDLLYADSIVDSSDSESEDSSSFATSNTTANLGYSFSRDNSYVNLASSQATLESGQRDDPSKPKNALIEHNLYSRTHTPELLSSRSSVINLRPNFSSVKIPTAKVNDDAEDGDDQEDDEEEGDVKDNEEDETNKETAEKGSILIKDKQSKAKDRAKQSIQFVEDEPSKNSSANTESTEVTQQTSKTKAKNLIVNDDEIIHHMETPQFLAAEDDDETDFPPMSLRDSKFPSCGPSSARSEVYKQKPNVSTNQNTNSERTITRKQLQEELKNLTFNDIPAKGQHLVLNELMSKNSPSDKTHIIFSTLPAPSNGTHLNDTDSFDYTNNLAIWLDDLPPILLVNSQTVTVTTAL, via the coding sequence ATGTCATACTCCGGAACGACAGGTTCAACACCTCAACGATATCCAGGTTCAGctattaatgaaaattctCAACTATTGACTAGCAGATCGAAACACAGTACCTATTCAAATATCAATCGTATAAACAACGAAAGTGTTAACCCCATAGAAAAGAATGATAACGACAAAGCCCAAAAGAAATCTGGAAGCAAGCTAGGCACATTCGACGGTGTGTTTCTTCCTGTCACATTGAATGTTTTATCCATTTTGATGTTCTTGAGATTTGGATTCATCATTGGACAAATGGGTATACTAggaacaatttttttgttgatattatCTTATTCCATTGATGCTTTAACAACACTATCTGTTAGCGCAATTTCCACCAATGGTACTGTGAAGGGCGGTGGGGCATACTACATGATATCCAGATCATTGGGTCCAGAGTTTGGTGGTGCCATTGGGATAATCTTTGTCATTGGACAAATTCtcaattcatcattgaATGTAGTGGGGTTTATAGAACCATTGTTGGTTAATTTTGGTATTGGGGGTGATATGGCCGATATTTTACCTACAGGTTATTTTTGGCTGGTGTTGTATTCGACAATTTTATTGGCAATATGTACTGGAGTGGCTATGGTTGGGTCACTGCTTGTTTCTAAAACAGCACtacttttatttattatattgacAATTAGCACTTTATCTATTCCATTATCGACTATTTTTGTCAAGTCCTTTTACCCCTTACCACCACCCTATAGCGACATATTATACACTGGATTGTCGTGGGAAACGTTTTTCGAAAATTTGTATCCTAATTTCACAAGTGGTGCTGCTGGTTCAGTATTGCCTCCAGgcgaaaaagaaaacttcACTGACTTGTTTGGAATCTTCTTCCCTGCAACTGCTGGTATTTTTGCAGGAGCTTCGATGCTGGGTGAACTAAAGTCCCCATCAAAGTCTATCCCTCAGGGAACAATAAAGGGGTTATTTCTTACATTTGTTTTGTATATATCAGTTATTGTTTCAATGGGTGCAGCCATACCCCGAGAGTTATTGCATGTTGATATCAAGGTCATACAAACCGTCAATATCTCGAGCATTGTTATCATAATGGGAGAGTTTTCCACATCTTTGTTTTCCGTGATCATGGGTATTGTTGGTGCCTCTGCAATGATCACTGCTATTGctgatgataaaattaTCCCTGGGTTATCTATTTTTACCACATTAAAAAAACcatcaaaagaaaagaaaaaagcaCAAATTTATAGTATCATTGCCACTTGGTTTATTGcacaaatatttttatttgctGATATCAATCAGATCGCCACGTTTATAACAATGGCATTTTTAATGACATTCATAGTTACTAACATTGCCtgttttttattaaaagttGGTTCAGCTCCTAATTTCAGACCTTCATTCAAGTATTTCAGTAGTAAAACTGCTTTTGCTGGTGCTGCAGTATGTCTTGTAGCAatgtttattgttgatggtATTTCTGCGACATTGGTGATATTTTGCATGACTTTCTTAATCTTGTTGATTCATTATCTGTCGCCACCTTCCAAATTTGGTGACATTtctcaattattaatttaccACCAAGTTAGGAAATACTTGTTAAGattaaaattggaaatGAGTGTAAAGTACTGGCGTCCACAAATATTACTACTTTGTGACAATCCACGTACATCATGGAACTTGATTGGATTCTGTAACCACTTGAAAAAAGGAGGATTGTACATTCTTGGTCATGTGGTGTTAATGAACGATGACACAAATCCATCATGTAATTCAGACAAAAATTACCGAACATTTTCAACAGGTACCTATCAGGAAGTGAGAAAGCAAAAGCAAGCTTGGATAAAATTAAGAGATATGTCGAAAATCAAAGCATTTGTGCAGATTGCTTTGGGGCCCACTTTGCCGTGGGGGGTACGAAATGTCTATCTTGGATCAGGTTTAGGCGGTATGAGACCAAATATTACCGTTTTGGGATTTTATGATTTCAAAAAGCATGGACTTGCATTACCAATATTACCAAGTTATGATAGCAACAAGAAATTTGTGGGACAATTGCCCACTGATACATTaagaaaggaaaggaaagtttcaatcaatcaatggGTTCAAATTGTCGAAGATTTAATTGTATTGCAAGCGACTGTTGCCGTTGCAGCAAATTTTACCCAAATGGTTCTTCCCAAAACAGAAACGGGAAAAGGgcttttcaaattcaagaaACCATTTAAAAATGAGAAACCAGCAGAGAAATATATCGATTTATACCCAATTCAAATGTCTTCCGTGGCACAGCTTGACAATGGTCAATCGATATTGTCAACTAACTTTGACACTTATACTTTGATTTTACAATTGGGGTATATTTTATCAACTGTTGATGAATGggaaatcaataattataaagTCCGTGTTATTGTATTTGTTGAGTTTTCGAATGAAGTGGCGGACGAAAAGGAAAGATTAGCCGGCTTGTTATCAAGTTTGAGAATTGATGCAGAAATTAGGGTCATTTGTTTGGAAGAAGCAAATTTGGATTCCTATAATTATATGATCAAAGGGTACACAAAATCACAACTGAACAAGACTCAATATGATAAAGTTGACAGGATTTTGGCATGTGATCAATGGTGGAAAAACTTGTCCAAAGCGAGAGAGACACTACGTGATATTGACAAAAGGAAAACTTTGGGAAAGCAAAAACTGAGAATTATACCAACAAGAACAGACTCAAAATCATCACTTTTTCCAGAAACTTTTCAACCATTGAATTTGACTTCAGGAAGTCCACAAGATGTTCAAGTTCAAGGCTTGAAGAGTAACAGAAGATATACACTTTCCAATTTGCAAGAACAAGGGATGTCGCtatcattcaatttgaGAGCTGCCAACCTGACAACTGGAAAAGATTTACTATATGCCGATTCAATAGTTGATAGTAGTGATAGTGAATCAGAAGACTCGTCTTCATTTGCAACTTCAAACACTACTGCCAACCTTGGCTACCTGTTTTCTAGAGACAACAGTTATGTCAATCTTGCTTCCTCACAAGCCACTTTAGAGAGTGGACAAAGGGATGACCCCTCTAAACCCAAAAACGCATTAATAGAGCACAATTTGTATTCCAGAACCCATACGCCAGAGTTATTATCTAGTAGATCTTCTGTGATCAATTTGAGACCAAATTTCCTGTCAGTTAAAATCCCAACAGCAAAAGTTAATGATGACGCTGAGGATGGTGATGACCAAGAAGACGATGAAGAGGAGGGTGACGTGAAAGATAACGAAGAGGATGaaacaaataaagaaaCTGCTGAAAAAGGAAGTATCTTAATCAAAGATAAACAATCAAAGGCAAAAGACAGGGCTAAACAATCGATCcaatttgttgaagatGAACCTTCGAAAAATTCACTGGCTAATACTGAATCAACTGAAGTTACCCAGCAAACCAGCAAAACCAAAGCCAAAAACCTTATTGTCAAcgatgatgaaattatcCATCACATGGAGACACCACAATTTTTAGCTGCTGAAGACGATGATGAAACAGATTTCCCGCCAATGTCCTTAAGGGACAGCAAATTTCCTTCATGTGGTCCATCAAGTGCAAGATCCGAAGTATATAAACAGAAACCAAATGTgtcaacaaatcaaaacacTAACTCTGAAAGAACCATAACTAGAAAACAGTtacaagaagaattaaaaaactTAACCTTCAATGATATTCCTGCAAAGGGACAACATTTGGTgttgaatgaattaatgAGTAAAAATTCACCATCTGATAAAACACACATTATTTTTAGTACATTACCTGCGCCATCGAACGGCACTCATTTAAACGATACTGATTCATTTGATTACACTAACAATTTGGCTATTTGGTTAGACGATTTGCCACCAATTTTGTTGGTCAATTCTCAAACTGTAACAGTTACAACTGCAttataa